One stretch of Chryseobacterium indologenes DNA includes these proteins:
- the lon gene encoding endopeptidase La, translating to MTEFEDISLEEMISDGFDIVTEEINLSDFGETEKNSEQKIFPILPVRNMVMFPNVVIPITAGRKTSIQLLEEAQKNGDFIGIVSQKNSDLEQPTEKDIYTTGTLAKIIKIIKLPEGNITAITKGFHRFKIKKIVDNQPYFKAEITKLKDNKPKDQEEYEALLENIKDLALKIIELDPNIPNAANFAIKNINNNDDLLNFICTNASFPSLEKQRLLEEKSMMERANKCYEMMHEDFRKLELRNQIHQKTSKDLDKQQREYFLNQQIRTIQEELGGGPESDVADLIAKAKTKKWSQEVEEHFQKEIGRLQRQNPNSPDYNVQRNYLDFFTDLPWETYTKDTFDIAKAEKVLDKAHFGLEDIKKRILEHMAVLKLKNNMKSPILLLVGPPGVGKTSLGKSIADSLGRKYVRLSLGGLHDESEIRGHRKTYIGAMAGRILQSIKKSGTSNPVIVLDEIDKIGQGLHGDPSSALLEVLDPEQNKSFYDNFLEMGYDLSKVMFIATANSLSTIQTPLLDRTEIIQIAGYTLEEKIEIAKRHLIKKQQEENGLDVKSFKLGNTELKHIIEAHTSESGVRSLEKRIASVARWVALQTALVKEYDPKISLEKVDEILGVPRPKSLSEITGVPGVVTGLAWTSVGGDILYIESILSNGKGALTMTGNLGTVMKESATIALEYIKAKHDELGIAQEDLDKKNIHVHVPEGATPKDGPSAGIAMLTSMVSSFKNKKIKPHLAMTGEITLRGKVLPVGGIKEKLLAATRAGVKDVILCEANRKDVEEIKKDYLKNLKVHYVNRMEEVIDIAIEE from the coding sequence AGAAATATGGTAATGTTCCCGAACGTGGTAATTCCTATCACTGCAGGAAGAAAAACATCCATACAACTTCTTGAAGAAGCACAGAAAAACGGAGACTTCATCGGAATTGTCAGCCAGAAGAATTCTGATCTTGAACAACCTACCGAAAAGGATATTTATACAACCGGTACATTAGCAAAAATCATTAAGATTATAAAACTTCCTGAAGGTAATATTACGGCTATCACAAAAGGGTTTCATAGGTTTAAAATCAAGAAAATAGTTGACAATCAGCCTTATTTCAAAGCTGAAATTACAAAATTAAAGGATAATAAACCTAAAGATCAGGAAGAATATGAAGCGTTATTAGAAAACATCAAAGATCTTGCTTTAAAAATCATTGAGTTGGACCCTAACATCCCCAATGCTGCTAATTTCGCCATCAAAAACATCAACAATAATGATGATCTGCTGAATTTCATCTGTACCAACGCCAGCTTCCCATCTCTGGAAAAGCAAAGGTTATTGGAAGAAAAAAGCATGATGGAAAGAGCCAATAAGTGCTACGAAATGATGCATGAGGATTTCAGAAAGCTGGAATTGAGAAATCAGATCCATCAGAAAACCTCAAAAGATCTTGATAAACAGCAAAGAGAATATTTCCTGAATCAACAGATCAGAACAATCCAGGAAGAACTGGGTGGTGGACCTGAAAGTGATGTGGCAGATCTTATAGCGAAGGCAAAAACAAAAAAATGGAGCCAGGAAGTTGAAGAACATTTCCAGAAGGAAATCGGCAGATTACAAAGACAGAATCCTAATTCTCCGGACTATAATGTACAAAGAAACTATCTGGATTTCTTCACAGATCTTCCGTGGGAAACCTATACCAAAGATACTTTTGATATTGCAAAAGCGGAAAAAGTGTTAGATAAAGCACATTTTGGGCTTGAAGATATTAAGAAAAGAATTTTGGAACACATGGCTGTTTTAAAGTTAAAAAACAACATGAAATCTCCTATCTTACTATTAGTAGGACCTCCGGGAGTAGGTAAAACATCATTGGGTAAATCGATTGCAGATTCTTTAGGCAGAAAATATGTAAGATTATCTTTAGGTGGACTTCATGATGAAAGTGAAATCCGTGGGCACAGAAAGACCTATATTGGTGCCATGGCCGGAAGAATCCTTCAGTCTATCAAAAAATCCGGAACTTCAAATCCGGTAATTGTTCTGGATGAGATTGATAAAATTGGGCAGGGACTTCATGGAGACCCAAGCTCCGCACTATTAGAAGTTCTTGATCCTGAACAGAATAAATCTTTCTATGATAACTTCCTTGAAATGGGATATGATCTATCGAAAGTAATGTTTATTGCAACCGCAAACTCACTTTCAACGATTCAGACTCCACTTTTGGACAGAACGGAAATCATTCAGATCGCCGGATATACGCTGGAAGAAAAAATAGAAATTGCTAAAAGACACTTAATCAAAAAACAGCAGGAAGAAAATGGTCTGGATGTAAAATCATTCAAACTTGGAAATACTGAACTTAAACATATTATTGAAGCTCATACCTCTGAAAGTGGTGTAAGGTCCTTAGAGAAAAGAATTGCATCTGTTGCAAGATGGGTAGCATTACAAACGGCTTTGGTAAAAGAGTATGACCCAAAGATTTCGCTGGAAAAAGTAGATGAGATCCTTGGTGTTCCAAGACCTAAAAGCCTGTCTGAAATTACAGGGGTTCCCGGTGTGGTAACAGGTCTTGCCTGGACAAGTGTAGGTGGAGACATTTTATATATTGAAAGCATTCTAAGCAACGGAAAAGGAGCATTAACAATGACCGGAAATCTGGGAACTGTCATGAAAGAATCCGCGACGATTGCATTGGAATACATTAAAGCAAAGCATGATGAATTAGGAATTGCTCAAGAAGATCTGGATAAGAAAAATATTCACGTTCACGTTCCTGAAGGGGCTACTCCTAAAGATGGACCTTCTGCAGGTATTGCCATGTTGACTTCAATGGTTTCTTCTTTCAAAAACAAAAAGATAAAACCGCACCTTGCGATGACGGGAGAAATCACTTTAAGAGGAAAAGTACTTCCTGTAGGAGGAATCAAGGAAAAACTTCTTGCTGCAACCAGAGCGGGAGTAAAGGATGTTATCCTTTGTGAAGCCAACAGAAAAGATGTGGAGGAAATCAAAAAAGATTATTTAAAAAATCTGAAAGTACACTATGTCAACAGAATGGAAGAAGTCATTGACATTGCCATTGAAGAATAA
- a CDS encoding AI-2E family transporter codes for MNFLRLPFLVKLTLVVISIIGIGYLLALGQSILAPFFFAFLMAMLFLPAATFMERKLRFPRSMSTMTSVFIMLIILAGIIYFFTNQLSDFSKDLPHLREQLTTVFNNAQHWVSKTFNVKVDEQVDYINQGLNKLLSSSGAILGFTFGIFSTGFGFIIFFTLFFIFILNYRRLLNNFIVTVFKERHKSSVQAAVNEIRVMTKKYIFGLCLQVIIVSILTSIVLTVLGVKYAILLAVLTGLLNVIPYLGIFISLLISCFIAFATTGPSTCIYVAIGYIGIHAVDGNIVLPFVVGSRVKINALFSFIGILLGEHLWGIAGMFLCIPAIAIIKIICEKVDDLKPWGKLLGEEEKPNKKKKSYKISKNITLKEMD; via the coding sequence ATGAACTTCCTCAGACTTCCTTTCCTTGTCAAGCTTACCCTTGTCGTTATTTCGATCATTGGGATCGGTTACCTTTTAGCATTGGGACAAAGCATTTTAGCTCCCTTTTTCTTTGCATTCCTAATGGCTATGCTTTTTTTACCGGCAGCCACTTTTATGGAAAGAAAATTAAGATTTCCGAGATCCATGTCAACGATGACCTCAGTGTTTATTATGTTGATTATCTTAGCGGGGATCATTTATTTTTTTACCAATCAATTATCTGATTTCAGCAAAGATCTTCCTCATCTAAGGGAACAGCTTACTACCGTTTTTAATAATGCCCAGCATTGGGTTTCCAAAACATTCAATGTCAAAGTGGATGAACAGGTAGATTACATCAATCAAGGATTGAATAAGCTTTTATCTTCTTCCGGTGCCATTTTAGGATTTACATTTGGTATATTTTCAACAGGATTTGGGTTTATTATATTTTTCACCCTGTTTTTTATCTTTATTTTAAACTACAGACGCCTGTTGAATAACTTTATTGTAACTGTTTTTAAAGAAAGACACAAATCAAGTGTTCAGGCAGCGGTGAATGAAATTCGTGTCATGACCAAGAAATACATCTTCGGGCTTTGTCTTCAGGTGATCATTGTGTCTATCCTCACCTCTATAGTACTTACTGTTTTAGGGGTAAAATATGCGATTCTCTTAGCCGTTTTAACAGGCTTATTAAACGTAATTCCTTATTTGGGTATTTTTATATCACTTCTTATATCCTGCTTTATTGCTTTTGCTACAACCGGACCCTCAACGTGTATTTATGTAGCGATCGGATATATTGGCATTCATGCTGTAGACGGAAATATTGTACTTCCATTTGTTGTAGGCTCGAGAGTGAAGATCAATGCTTTATTTTCTTTTATAGGTATCCTTTTGGGTGAACATCTATGGGGAATCGCCGGTATGTTTCTCTGTATTCCTGCCATTGCAATTATTAAGATCATCTGCGAAAAAGTTGACGACTTAAAACCGTGGGGAAAACTATTAGGAGAAGAAGAAAAACCAAACAAAAAGAAAAAAAGCTACAAGATTTCAAAGAACATTACTTTAAAAGAAATGGACTAA
- a CDS encoding bacteriocin-like protein produces MLKNLKKLNRTDLREIQGGAGIGKCDIGPIGCPCKIPPGDPCLGGGPGGGGPTTPTLGYCPDNQSYIPCEESCPNGMKPLCALSV; encoded by the coding sequence ATGCTGAAAAACTTAAAAAAATTAAACCGTACAGATTTAAGAGAAATTCAAGGTGGAGCTGGCATTGGAAAATGTGACATAGGTCCAATTGGTTGCCCATGTAAAATACCTCCCGGAGATCCATGTTTGGGAGGAGGACCTGGAGGAGGAGGTCCTACAACTCCTACTTTAGGGTATTGTCCAGATAATCAATCCTATATTCCTTGTGAAGAATCCTGTCCAAATGGAATGAAACCACTTTGTGCACTTAGTGTATAA
- a CDS encoding MauE/DoxX family redox-associated membrane protein: protein MKIIKLIICILFGVMFINAGLDKFFHYNPVPPLTEAQMKLYAAFGEIGWLLPLVGTVEVIGGLLFIFPKTRALGAIIILPVLTGILIHNVYRDPSTTGICISGILFLINIWILIDNKEKYKNLVG, encoded by the coding sequence ATGAAAATTATTAAACTCATCATCTGCATTTTATTTGGCGTTATGTTTATTAATGCAGGATTAGACAAATTCTTTCATTACAATCCAGTTCCCCCACTCACAGAAGCACAAATGAAACTCTATGCTGCTTTCGGAGAAATCGGCTGGTTATTACCATTGGTAGGAACTGTAGAAGTAATAGGAGGTCTTTTATTTATTTTTCCAAAAACAAGAGCTCTGGGTGCCATTATTATTCTTCCTGTTCTGACAGGAATTTTAATCCATAACGTTTACAGAGATCCTTCAACGACAGGAATTTGCATTTCCGGCATCCTGTTTTTGATCAATATCTGGATATTAATTGACAACAAAGAGAAATATAAAAACCTGGTTGGATAG
- a CDS encoding acyl-CoA dehydrogenase family protein, with protein MSNTFSKIRNAIGLFTSIDFDQLSAISQKVDLPKLMHNFSKLDDKQLAGLMKMLDPDKKKKELPPIDGDFYDIYHTLTPEQREIQLKVRAFMEKEVKPLVNHYWLRDEFPFELIPKFQKLDICGVTYEGYGCPGMPFLMEGVIAMEMARIDASIATFFGVQSGLAMGSIYICGSEEQKQKWLPQMQKFEKIGAFGLTEPEVGSGAAGGLTVTCKKTEEGWVLNGQKKWIGNATFADLVIIWARDLDSGEVKGFIVEKDNPGYSVEKIKGKMALRIVQNGLITLKDCLVTEENRLQNANSFKDTGKVLRMTRAGVAWMATGCARGAYESALAYTRTREQFGKPIASFQMIQGHLVEMLSNLTAMQTMVFRLSEMQDEGILKDEHASLAKVFCTLRTRDIVSRAREVMGGNGILLEYDVARFVADAEAIYSYEGTKEINSLIVGRSITGFSAFI; from the coding sequence ATGTCAAATACCTTTTCTAAAATAAGAAATGCAATAGGACTATTCACGTCTATAGATTTTGATCAGCTGAGTGCTATTTCTCAAAAAGTAGATCTGCCCAAACTGATGCATAATTTTTCAAAATTAGATGATAAACAGCTCGCCGGGCTTATGAAAATGCTTGATCCCGATAAGAAAAAGAAAGAGCTTCCCCCTATTGATGGAGATTTTTATGATATCTACCATACTTTAACACCAGAACAACGGGAAATTCAACTGAAAGTAAGAGCTTTTATGGAAAAAGAGGTTAAACCCTTGGTCAATCATTACTGGCTCAGAGACGAATTTCCTTTCGAGTTGATTCCGAAATTTCAAAAACTGGATATCTGTGGAGTAACTTATGAAGGATATGGCTGTCCGGGAATGCCTTTTCTGATGGAAGGGGTGATTGCTATGGAAATGGCAAGAATTGATGCTTCTATTGCTACATTCTTTGGAGTACAGTCAGGATTAGCCATGGGTTCTATCTATATATGTGGTTCGGAAGAGCAAAAGCAGAAATGGCTTCCGCAGATGCAAAAGTTTGAAAAAATTGGTGCTTTTGGGTTAACTGAACCGGAGGTGGGTTCCGGAGCAGCGGGTGGGCTTACCGTTACCTGTAAGAAAACAGAAGAAGGCTGGGTTTTAAATGGACAGAAAAAATGGATAGGAAACGCAACCTTTGCGGATCTTGTGATTATCTGGGCGAGAGATTTAGATAGTGGAGAAGTGAAAGGATTTATTGTTGAAAAAGATAATCCGGGATATTCTGTTGAGAAAATTAAAGGAAAAATGGCGTTGAGAATTGTTCAGAACGGATTGATTACTCTCAAAGATTGCTTAGTGACAGAAGAAAACCGCTTACAGAATGCCAATTCATTTAAAGATACCGGAAAAGTTCTGAGGATGACGAGAGCAGGGGTGGCCTGGATGGCAACAGGATGTGCAAGAGGAGCGTATGAAAGCGCTTTAGCATATACCAGAACAAGAGAGCAGTTTGGGAAACCTATTGCCTCGTTTCAGATGATTCAGGGACATTTGGTAGAAATGTTATCCAATCTTACCGCTATGCAGACTATGGTTTTCAGACTGTCTGAGATGCAGGATGAAGGAATTCTAAAAGATGAGCATGCTTCACTAGCTAAGGTTTTCTGTACATTAAGAACACGGGATATTGTTTCCAGAGCAAGAGAAGTTATGGGGGGAAATGGTATTCTCCTTGAATATGACGTGGCCCGTTTTGTAGCAGATGCTGAAGCTATTTATTCTTATGAAGGGACTAAAGAGATTAATTCGCTCATTGTGGGGAGATCCATTACAGGGTTTAGTGCCTTTATATAG
- a CDS encoding DUF4349 domain-containing protein, which produces MKTNYITLSLSAVLLLGIYSCKKVEATSVEPEASADSKAIVSDSVSSVASMEVKDKKFIKTADINMEVKDVYNATIAIEKSVQDLGGFVTKSNMQSNVAYEDTYNTSDTEAMLIKKYKTENTMQVRVPTEKLGELLTAINTNKLFLNSRTINAEDVTANIKYSELEGKRNQKTSENIEKIKPNKDKVTLDDNNMSEANLQKLNTMSMADNLKYSTVDIYIKEPKLRIAEIAVTNTDSIDNKYKYNFIHDAKDGFVYGFYLIQRIIVGLINIWPIVLIAGGVIYFLRRRKSNRSELPKSSEQSS; this is translated from the coding sequence ATGAAAACGAATTACATTACACTATCATTATCAGCAGTTCTTTTACTGGGAATTTACTCATGTAAAAAAGTAGAGGCTACCAGCGTTGAACCTGAAGCTTCAGCAGATTCTAAAGCCATAGTATCAGACAGTGTTTCGTCTGTTGCAAGCATGGAAGTGAAGGACAAAAAGTTCATCAAAACAGCAGATATCAATATGGAAGTAAAAGATGTCTATAACGCTACCATTGCTATTGAAAAGTCTGTTCAGGACCTTGGAGGTTTTGTTACCAAAAGCAATATGCAGAGCAACGTGGCTTATGAAGACACTTACAATACTTCTGATACTGAAGCCATGCTCATCAAAAAATACAAGACTGAAAACACAATGCAGGTAAGAGTACCAACTGAAAAATTGGGAGAACTTTTAACAGCAATTAACACCAACAAATTATTTTTAAATTCAAGAACAATCAATGCAGAAGATGTTACTGCCAATATCAAATACTCTGAACTGGAAGGGAAAAGAAACCAGAAGACTTCAGAAAATATTGAGAAGATAAAACCCAACAAAGACAAAGTAACCCTGGATGACAATAACATGTCTGAAGCAAATCTTCAAAAACTAAATACCATGAGTATGGCAGATAATCTGAAGTACAGCACGGTTGACATCTATATCAAAGAACCTAAATTACGCATTGCAGAAATTGCTGTAACGAATACAGACAGCATTGATAATAAGTACAAATACAATTTTATTCATGATGCAAAAGACGGTTTTGTGTATGGGTTTTATCTGATTCAAAGAATTATTGTAGGGCTTATCAACATTTGGCCCATCGTACTCATTGCAGGTGGGGTAATTTATTTCTTAAGAAGAAGAAAATCTAACAGATCCGAACTTCCCAAGTCTTCAGAGCAGAGCTCCTAA
- the pgi gene encoding glucose-6-phosphate isomerase — protein MLSKINPLQTNSWKALDEYFASNDLELRSLFQYNPNRFEEFSLQKDNYLFDYSKNLIDSRTKELLIQLAEECQLKDAISKMFSGDKINETEGRAVLHTALRDFSDREILVDGENIKPQIKRVLNHMKDFSERIISGEHKGFSGKEITDVVNIGIGGSDLGPVMVCSALKHFKTRLDVHFVSNVDGNHIAEVVKNLNPETTLFIIASKTFTTQETMTNANSAKDWFLKAGKQEDVAKHFVALSTNIEAVKQFGIAEENIFEFWDWVGGRYSLWSAIGLSIVLAVGYENFEQLLKGAFDTDQHFQTEDFSENIPVLMGLLGIWYRNFYAATSYAILPYSQYLDRFAAYLQQGDMESNGKCVDRNGEFVEYETGPIIWGEPGTNGQHAFYQLIHQGTELIPADFIAYAKSSNKVSDHQDKLLANFFAQTEALAFGKTEEEVEEELRNAGKSDEEIDQLLNYKVFHGNTPTNSILFKELTPFSLGQLIAMYEHKIFVQGVIWNIFSFDQFGVELGKVLANKILPELENNETITSHDSSTNGLINYYKGNK, from the coding sequence ATGCTATCAAAAATAAATCCTTTACAAACCAACAGCTGGAAAGCCCTTGATGAATATTTTGCATCCAACGATCTTGAACTGAGAAGTCTTTTCCAGTACAATCCAAATCGTTTTGAAGAATTCTCTCTGCAAAAGGACAATTATCTTTTCGATTATTCTAAAAACTTAATTGATTCAAGAACAAAAGAGCTTCTCATACAATTGGCAGAAGAATGCCAGTTAAAAGATGCGATTTCTAAAATGTTCTCCGGTGATAAGATCAATGAAACAGAGGGAAGAGCCGTTTTACATACCGCTTTGAGGGATTTTTCTGACCGTGAAATTCTTGTGGATGGAGAAAATATTAAGCCACAGATCAAAAGAGTACTGAATCACATGAAAGATTTTTCTGAAAGAATTATTTCAGGAGAACACAAAGGATTCAGCGGAAAGGAAATTACAGATGTAGTCAATATTGGAATCGGAGGTTCAGATTTAGGACCTGTGATGGTTTGCTCAGCTTTAAAACATTTTAAAACCCGACTGGATGTTCACTTTGTTTCCAACGTGGACGGAAATCATATTGCAGAGGTTGTTAAAAACCTCAATCCGGAAACTACTCTTTTCATCATTGCTTCTAAAACGTTTACCACCCAGGAAACGATGACGAATGCAAATTCAGCAAAAGACTGGTTTCTTAAAGCCGGAAAACAGGAAGACGTAGCTAAGCATTTTGTAGCTTTATCTACTAATATTGAAGCAGTTAAACAGTTCGGAATCGCAGAAGAGAATATTTTCGAATTCTGGGATTGGGTTGGAGGAAGATACTCACTTTGGAGTGCTATTGGATTAAGCATTGTACTGGCTGTAGGCTATGAAAATTTTGAACAGCTTTTAAAAGGAGCTTTCGATACGGACCAACATTTCCAAACTGAAGATTTCTCAGAAAATATTCCTGTATTAATGGGACTTTTAGGAATCTGGTATCGTAATTTCTATGCAGCGACAAGCTATGCCATTCTTCCTTATTCTCAATATCTGGACAGATTTGCGGCTTATCTTCAGCAAGGAGATATGGAAAGTAACGGGAAATGTGTAGACAGAAACGGCGAATTTGTAGAGTATGAAACAGGACCAATCATTTGGGGAGAACCTGGAACCAATGGTCAGCATGCATTTTACCAATTAATCCACCAGGGTACAGAATTGATCCCTGCAGACTTTATTGCTTACGCTAAAAGCTCTAATAAAGTTTCTGACCATCAGGATAAATTATTAGCCAACTTCTTTGCCCAAACTGAAGCTCTTGCTTTCGGAAAAACGGAAGAAGAAGTAGAAGAAGAACTGAGAAACGCGGGCAAATCCGACGAGGAAATAGATCAACTGTTAAACTACAAGGTTTTCCACGGAAACACTCCTACTAACTCAATATTATTCAAGGAATTAACACCTTTTTCATTAGGCCAGTTAATTGCGATGTATGAACATAAAATCTTCGTTCAGGGGGTTATCTGGAATATTTTCAGTTTCGATCAGTTTGGAGTAGAACTAGGTAAAGTGCTCGCTAATAAGATTTTACCTGAGTTAGAAAACAACGAGACCATAACATCACATGACAGCTCTACCAATGGGTTGATTAACTATTATAAAGGAAATAAATAG
- a CDS encoding class I SAM-dependent methyltransferase, with amino-acid sequence MSALRAYYYKLPPGFRLLGRKLYYFPIDFYEGVTGKRAKNEPKKGDIYVGSSDFIPHGIRQMNALKKYIALKNTDHVLDIGCGIGRTAVALSGFIDKGTYDGFDAVEKGIKWCNKHIHKKYLNFNFKFTPIYNDLYNTFSQKAENFIFPYDEAQFDKAFLFSVFTHMQVPEIQQYLNEISRVLKSGGQCLATFFLYDESKKEGGSMHFPHQYKGYRLMDDKVTAANIAVSVPLLNQMAHEAGLKVKTIQGGFWRNDVEKEGADEFQDIVVFEKI; translated from the coding sequence ATGTCTGCATTACGAGCATATTATTATAAACTCCCTCCAGGCTTTAGGCTTTTAGGAAGAAAACTCTACTATTTTCCTATAGATTTCTATGAAGGAGTCACCGGAAAAAGAGCTAAAAACGAGCCGAAAAAGGGAGATATTTATGTAGGGAGCAGTGATTTTATTCCTCACGGGATCCGTCAGATGAATGCTCTGAAAAAATATATCGCCCTTAAAAATACAGATCATGTTTTGGATATAGGCTGTGGAATCGGAAGAACGGCTGTTGCTCTATCCGGATTTATAGACAAAGGAACTTATGATGGTTTTGATGCCGTAGAAAAAGGAATTAAATGGTGCAACAAACATATCCATAAAAAATATCTGAATTTCAACTTTAAGTTTACACCGATATATAATGATCTGTATAATACTTTCAGTCAGAAAGCGGAAAACTTTATCTTCCCTTATGATGAAGCTCAGTTTGATAAAGCATTTTTGTTCTCCGTGTTCACTCACATGCAGGTTCCTGAGATTCAACAATACCTTAATGAGATCAGCAGGGTTTTAAAAAGCGGCGGACAATGTTTAGCAACATTCTTTCTGTATGATGAATCTAAAAAGGAAGGGGGAAGCATGCATTTCCCACATCAATATAAAGGATACAGACTAATGGATGATAAAGTAACGGCAGCCAATATTGCCGTGAGTGTTCCATTACTGAATCAAATGGCTCATGAAGCAGGCCTGAAAGTAAAAACAATACAGGGAGGATTCTGGAGAAACGATGTAGAAAAGGAAGGCGCCGATGAATTTCAGGATATTGTAGTATTTGAAAAAATCTAA
- a CDS encoding bifunctional 5,10-methylenetetrahydrofolate dehydrogenase/5,10-methenyltetrahydrofolate cyclohydrolase, which yields MAEILDGLKVSKEIKAEIKAEVEKILANKRRAPHLVAILVGNNGASKAYVNAKVKDCEEVGFQSSLIKFPSTVSESELLETIDELNKSKAVDGFIVQLPLPDQVDQEKIINAIDPRKDVDGFHPENFGKMALEMDTFLPATPFGILTLLERYNIETKGKDCVIIGRSKIVGRPMSILMGRKDFPGNSTVTLTHSYTKDIEEYTKKADIVITALGDPHFLKGEMIKEGAVIVDVGITRVDDDSPKGYYLAGDVDFDSCAAKASWITPVPGGVGPMTRAMLMKNTIIAYKTSVYND from the coding sequence ATGGCAGAAATTCTTGACGGACTTAAAGTATCCAAGGAAATCAAAGCAGAGATCAAAGCTGAAGTGGAAAAAATCCTTGCAAACAAAAGAAGAGCACCTCATTTGGTAGCAATTCTTGTGGGAAATAACGGAGCAAGCAAAGCTTATGTAAATGCTAAAGTAAAAGACTGCGAAGAAGTAGGGTTTCAATCCAGCTTAATCAAATTCCCTAGTACAGTTTCAGAATCTGAACTATTGGAAACAATCGACGAACTGAATAAGTCTAAGGCAGTGGATGGTTTTATCGTTCAGCTACCGTTACCGGATCAGGTGGACCAGGAGAAAATTATCAATGCTATTGACCCAAGAAAAGATGTGGACGGATTCCATCCAGAAAACTTCGGTAAAATGGCTCTTGAAATGGATACATTCTTACCGGCAACTCCTTTCGGGATCTTAACATTATTGGAAAGATATAATATTGAAACCAAAGGGAAAGATTGTGTAATTATCGGAAGAAGTAAAATTGTAGGAAGACCAATGAGCATCCTGATGGGAAGAAAAGATTTCCCAGGAAACTCAACGGTAACCCTTACACACTCATACACAAAAGACATAGAAGAATATACGAAAAAGGCAGACATCGTTATTACAGCTTTGGGAGATCCACATTTCTTAAAAGGAGAAATGATCAAAGAGGGTGCTGTAATTGTTGACGTAGGTATCACAAGAGTAGATGATGATTCTCCAAAAGGATATTACCTTGCCGGTGATGTGGATTTTGACAGCTGTGCAGCAAAAGCAAGCTGGATTACACCGGTTCCTGGAGGAGTAGGCCCAATGACAAGAGCAATGTTGATGAAAAACACCATTATTGCTTATAAAACTTCGGTCTATAACGACTAA
- a CDS encoding 7-carboxy-7-deazaguanine synthase QueE — translation MNKEQDILLKEGKMLPVMEHFYTLQGEGAHTGKAAYFIRLGGCDVGCHWCDVKESWDPELHPLMNAVEIAETAAKHCKTIVLTGGEPLTWNLEILTSKLKELGCTIHIETSGAYPMSGHLDWITLSPKKTGLPKEEIYQKAHELKVIVFNNHDFAFAQEQAAKVSENCKLYLQSEWSKRNDMYPKITDFILENPEWQASVQTHKYLNIP, via the coding sequence ATGAATAAAGAACAAGATATTTTATTAAAAGAAGGTAAAATGCTCCCTGTAATGGAGCATTTTTACACTTTACAGGGAGAAGGAGCACATACTGGTAAAGCAGCTTATTTTATCAGATTAGGAGGCTGTGATGTAGGGTGCCACTGGTGTGATGTTAAAGAAAGCTGGGATCCTGAGCTTCATCCTTTGATGAATGCAGTAGAAATTGCAGAAACAGCCGCTAAGCATTGTAAAACCATCGTTCTGACGGGAGGAGAACCTCTTACGTGGAATCTGGAAATTCTGACTTCCAAATTAAAGGAACTTGGATGTACCATTCACATTGAAACTTCAGGCGCCTACCCAATGAGCGGACATCTGGACTGGATCACCCTTTCCCCAAAGAAAACAGGATTACCAAAGGAAGAGATCTATCAAAAAGCGCATGAGCTTAAAGTTATCGTTTTTAATAATCATGACTTTGCATTTGCACAGGAGCAGGCTGCTAAAGTTTCTGAAAATTGCAAACTTTACCTTCAAAGTGAATGGAGTAAAAGAAATGATATGTATCCTAAAATTACAGATTTTATTCTGGAAAACCCGGAATGGCAGGCTTCTGTTCAGACCCATAAATATCTGAATATACCATAA